In one Mustela lutreola isolate mMusLut2 chromosome 8, mMusLut2.pri, whole genome shotgun sequence genomic region, the following are encoded:
- the OTUD1 gene encoding OTU domain-containing protein 1, with amino-acid sequence MQLYSSVCTHYPAGGPGPTAAASAPPAAAAAAAAPFKVSLQPPGPTSGEPEPETGECQPAAAAEPREAAAAPAAKMPAFSSCFEMVSGAAAPASAAAGPPGGSCKPPLPPHYTSTAQITVRALGADRLLLHGPEPGAAAPAAQRGRCLLLAPAPGAPVPPRRGSSAWLLEELLRPDCPEPAGPDAAREGPDRNFRLSEHRQALAAAKHRGPAPPPGSPEPSLGPWGEEHPAERSLRGWEKVGDRSDPSGADEARRPDPEAEAPPARSGEAVPSAAAEAVIVSRSDPRDEKLALYLAEVERQDKYLRQRNKYRFHIIPDGNCLYRAVSKTVYGDQSLHRELREQTVHYIADHLDHFSPLIEGDVGEFIINAAQDGAWAGYPELLAMGQMLNVNIHLTTGGRLESPTVSTMIHYLGPEDSLRPSIWLSWLSNGHYDAVFDHSYPNPEYDNWCKQTQVQRKRDEELAKSMAISLSKMYIEQNACS; translated from the coding sequence ATGCAGCTCTACAGCAGCGTCTGCACCCACTACCCAGCCGGGGGACCGGGTCCCACGGCCGCAGCCTCCGCTCccccagccgccgccgccgccgccgccgcccccttCAAGGTCTCTCTGCAGCCCCCGGGACCCACCAGCGGCGAGCCAGAGCCCGAGACCGGTGAGTGCCAGCCTGCCGCGGCCGCCGAGCCCCGAgaagccgccgccgcccccgccgccaaGATGCCCGCCTTCTCCTCCTGCTTCGAGATGGTGTCCGGGGCCGCCGCCCCCGCCTCGGCCGCTGCCGGCCCTCCCGGCGGGTCCTGCaagccgccgctgccgccgcacTACACGTCCACGGCGCAGATCACCGTGCGGGCCCTGGGCGCCGACCGGCTCCTGCTGCACGGGCCCGAGCCCGGCGCCGCGGCCCCCGCCGCTCAGCGCGGCCGCTGCCTCCTGCTGGCCCCGGCGCCGGGCGCCCCCGTCCCGCCGCGCCGGGGCTCCTCCGCCTGGCTCCTGGAGGAGCTGCTGAGGCCCGACTGCCCCGAGCCCGCGGGTCCGGACGCGGCCCGGGAGGGTCCCGACAGAAACTTCCGACTGAGCGAGCACCGCCAGGCCCTGGCCGCCGCCAAGCACCGAGGCCCCGCGCCGCCCCCGGGGAGCCCGGAGCCCAGCCTCGGGCCGTGGGGCGAGGAGCACCCGGCGGAGAGGAGCCTCCGGGGCTGGGAGAAGGTGGGCGACCGCAGCGACCCTTCCGGCGCGGACGAAGCACGGCGGCCGGACCCGGAGGCGGAGGCGCCCCCGGCGCGGAGCGGCGAGGCGGTCCCGAGCGCCGCTGCCGAGGCAGTGATCGTCTCCAGGTCGGATCCCAGAGACGAGAAACTGGCCCTGTACCTGGCGGAGGTGGAGAGGCAGGACAAGTACCTGCGACAGAGGAATAAGTACCGATTTCACATCATTCCCGACGGCAACTGCCTCTACCGCGCGGTCAGCAAGACAGTGTACGGAGACCAGAGCCTGCACCGGGAGCTGAGGGAGCAGACGGTGCATTACATTGCCGATCATCTCGACCACTTTAGCCCCCTGATTGAGGGCGACGTGGGGGAGTTCATCATCAATGCTGCTCAAGACGGGGCGTGGGCCGGGTACCCGGAATTGCTGGCCATGGGGCAGATGCTGAATGTGAATATACATTTAACTACTGGAGGGAGGTTGGAGAGCCCTACGGTATCTACCATGATTCACTATTTGGGCCCAGAGGATTCCCTAAGGCCTAGTATTTGGCTCAGTTGGCTCAGTAATGGACATTATGATGCGGTGTTTGATCACTCCTACCCCAACCCAGAGTATGACAATTGGTGCAAACAGACTCAAGTGCAAAGAAAACGCGATGAAGAACTTGCCAAATCCATGGCCATATCCCTCTCCAAAATGTATATTGAACAAAATGCATGCTCTTGA